Genomic DNA from Fimbriimonas ginsengisoli Gsoil 348:
TTGCCGCTCGACCTTACGGACCGGGCGGGACGAAATACGATCGTGCTTCGCTTGGACCGAAAGCTCGCGAACCTGGGCGCCGAGGGGTACCAGTTGGACGCCTCGCGGGACCGGATCACCATCCAAGCGTTCGCCCCCGCCGGCGTCTTCTACGGCATTCAGACGCTGCGACAGATGCTCCCGAGCGACACGCTGCGCAAGGCGAGCGTCGGGAGACCGCGGTGGCAAGTCCCGTGCGCGTGGATCGAAGATAAGCCGAGATTCGTCTGGCGTGGCGCGCTCGTCGACGTCAGCCGCCACTTCATGCCGAAGGAGGCGGTTCTTCGCTTTATCGACGGACTGGCGTTCCACAAGCTGAATACCTTCCACATCCACCTCACCGACGATCAAGGCTGGCGGGTCGAGATCAAGAAGTATCCAAAGCTGACGACGGTCGGCGCGTGGCACAAAGCGAACGAGCTCACCGGCGACCCCACCACCTGGAAGACGATGCCGGACGGCGGCTTCTATAGCCAAGACGACATCCGCGAGATCGTCGCTTACGCCCAGGCGAGGTTCATCAACGTGGTGCCTGAGATCGAGATGCCGGGGCACTCGATGGCGATCATCGCCTCGTATCCGGAGTACGGTAACACCGGCAAGCAGTTCGAGGTGCCGCCCGTGAACGGCTACTCGCCGGACGTGGTCAACGCGAGCGAGCATACGGTGAAGTTCTACCAAGACGTCCTCACCGAAGTGATGGAGCTGTTCCCATCGAAGTTCATCCACGTGGGCGGCGACGAAGTGGGCAAAGACCCATGGAAGAAGAACCCGGAAATGCAGGCCCAGATCAAGCGGCTCGGGCTGAAAAACGAGGACGAGCTTCAGAGCTGGTTCATCCGGCAGATGGACACCTTCCTCACGCAGCACGGCCGGCGGCTGATCGGTTGGGACGAGATTCTGGAAGGAGGACTTGCTCCCGGGGCAACCGTCATGAGCTGGCGAGGCATCGAGGGCGGCATCGCGGCCGCCAAGGCGGGTCACGACGTGGTGATGGCACCCACTTCCAATACCTACCTCGACTATTACCAATCGACCAATCACGACCACGAGCCCCGCGCCATCGGCGGCTACGTGCCTTTGGAGAAGGTGTACGCCTACGAGCCGATCCCCAAGGATCTCACCTCCGCTGAGGCCGTGCACGTGTTGGGAGCCCAGGGCCAGCTCTGGACGGAGTACATTCCCGACCCCCGCCACCTCGAATATATGGCCTACCCGCGCCTCTGCGCTTTGGCGGAGCTGACTTGGTCACCCGCCGAAGGGAAGAGCTATCCCGACTTCTTAAACCGGCTGGCCCCGCACTTGGAGCGGCTGGCCAAGATGGACATCAACTTCCGCCCGCTAGACCCAGGCCGCTAGATCTTGTCGTCATACACATCGTTGGGTTCAAGGTCCAAGTGCACCGCTTTCATCCGACTGACCCACTCCTATGTTTGGTGACGCACATCGCACGAGTTAGGAGACCCTCGACTGCAAACCACGCAAATGCCGCAGTAGAACTGGAGAATCTACAGCACCAAAC
This window encodes:
- a CDS encoding beta-N-acetylhexosaminidase — protein: MLLLAAIALAQTPASISIVPRPGLLRMSVGHFDLRADTRVAVTPETRGLGDMLQGYLRPGTGLPLDLTDRAGRNTIVLRLDRKLANLGAEGYQLDASRDRITIQAFAPAGVFYGIQTLRQMLPSDTLRKASVGRPRWQVPCAWIEDKPRFVWRGALVDVSRHFMPKEAVLRFIDGLAFHKLNTFHIHLTDDQGWRVEIKKYPKLTTVGAWHKANELTGDPTTWKTMPDGGFYSQDDIREIVAYAQARFINVVPEIEMPGHSMAIIASYPEYGNTGKQFEVPPVNGYSPDVVNASEHTVKFYQDVLTEVMELFPSKFIHVGGDEVGKDPWKKNPEMQAQIKRLGLKNEDELQSWFIRQMDTFLTQHGRRLIGWDEILEGGLAPGATVMSWRGIEGGIAAAKAGHDVVMAPTSNTYLDYYQSTNHDHEPRAIGGYVPLEKVYAYEPIPKDLTSAEAVHVLGAQGQLWTEYIPDPRHLEYMAYPRLCALAELTWSPAEGKSYPDFLNRLAPHLERLAKMDINFRPLDPGR